Part of the Herpetosiphonaceae bacterium genome is shown below.
TCCAGAAGTTGGAGTTCTCCGGCTCGTTCCAGATCTCCCACGCCTGGACCCTGCCCTTGTAGTGCGCCGCGACCGCCTGCGCAAACGCGGCGTACCTGTCGGGATCGGGCGGGTAGAACGAAACGCCGTCGACGGGATCGCTCGGCTCCGGCGTGGCCCAGCCGACCGACGGGCCGATCACGCCGATGATGTTGACGCCGTTGCGCCGGTGCAGATCAAAGACCGTATCGTGCCAGGACCAGTCGAACTGGCCGGGACGCGGCTCGACCCGCGACCACTGCACGTCCTCGCGCACCCAGCCGACCGCAAGATTTTTCACCAGCCCAGCCGGTTGGTCGAGCGTCTCGTAGTTGGGGTAGCGCGATGCGATATGGCTATTGAGGCCAAAAACGGATGCGCTTGATGTCGCCGCCTGAGAGGTCGGCGCTGGCTGTGTCGGCGCTGGCTGTGTTGCCGCCTGCGAGCAGGTGTAGGGCAGCAGCAGCGAAGCGATCAGCATCAAAGCAAGCGTAAGCTGTCTCAAGTGGTGTTCCTTCCCGGTAGGTCTAAGGGGGAGACATGATTATACCGAGAGATCAAGCGCTTGGTAAGGGAAATGAGATCGAAATCGGGTGGATCGGTAGGGGGTAGATCGTCGGCCTGTCGCCTGGCCCGATGGACAAGAGCAGCGTGCGCAGGCTGGGCGCGATCGTCGCGGCAAATCATGAGGGATCGCCGCTGTCGAGCATCCCCACGGCGGCTATCGCACGCGATCCTGTGTTCCATCGACTGTGGATGATGGCTTTACGTAAGAAGCTCGCGAAGCTCATCCGTCAGTTGCCTGACCAGATCCGGCCTGCCGTGAAACTGCGCCGGGGTATTTTGGAAGAGTTCGACGCGCCATGTCTGATCGTGTCTGACAGCAACCACAGTCTGGATCGTATTCACGGCGGGATTGAGGTCGGCCTGCCCAGGCGGGATCATGCCGCAGACAGCCCGAAGGAGGGCAATATCAGCGCCCAGAAAGCGCACGTCTCGAATCTTCCCTACGTAGGTGCCCGTCTGGTGGTCGGAGAAGATCTGGCGGATATGCGACTCGATCTCGGCCTGTCCGCTGATCGCGCTCCCATCGAAGCCGATAGAATGGCCGTCCTCACTGAAGAGCGCAGCAAACGCATGGGCATTCCGCTCGTTCCAGCTA
Proteins encoded:
- a CDS encoding SgcJ/EcaC family oxidoreductase; its protein translation is MSTQPDQSHPARAADEREVRALYQQLLSSWNERNAHAFAALFSEDGHSIGFDGSAISGQAEIESHIRQIFSDHQTGTYVGKIRDVRFLGADIALLRAVCGMIPPGQADLNPAVNTIQTVVAVRHDQTWRVELFQNTPAQFHGRPDLVRQLTDELRELLT